One Oharaeibacter diazotrophicus DNA segment encodes these proteins:
- the uvrA gene encoding excinuclease ABC subunit UvrA, whose amino-acid sequence MTGKRTPAFDTAKRTIAIRGAREHNLKNVDLELPRDSLVVLTGVSGSGKSSLAFDTIYAEGQRRYVESLSAYARQFLEMMQKPDVDQIDGLSPAISIEQKTTSRNPRSTVGTVTEIYDYMRLLFARVGVPYSPATGLPIESQTVSQMVDRTLEIAGGTRLYLLAPMIRGRKGEYRKELADLQKKGFQRVKVDGAYHSIEEVPALDKKLKHDIDVVVDRIVVRADLATRLADSFETALKLADGIAVLEYADDKEEDGTPKRVVFSEKFACPVSGFTIPEIEPRLFSFNNPFGACPKCDGLGTELKFEAELAVPDDALSLKGGAIVPWAKTGSSSPYYAQTLEAICRHYKVSMTTPWRDLPEQVRRTIMLGSGEEEITFVYDDGLRSYKTSKPFEGVLVNIERRWKETDSDWVREELGRFQSDHPCEACGGHRLKPEALAVKIAGLHIGEATRKSIREAAVWFEALPGRLTDKQNEIAGRILKEIRERLRFLNDVGLDYLSLARGSGTLSGGESQRIRLASQIGSGLTGVLYVLDEPSIGLHQRDNDRLIETLKHLRDLGNTVLVVEHDEDAILAADYVVDVGPGAGVHGGRIVSQGTPAEIMADPTSLTGQYLSGRLAVPVPSKRRKVDRKKLIRVVGARANNLKNVTAEIPIGTFTCVTGVSGGGKSTFLIDTLFKAAARRLNGAREQAAAHDRVEGLEFLDKVIDIDQSPIGRTPRSNPATYTGAFTPIREWFAGLPEAKARGYQPGRFSFNVKGGRCEACQGDGVIKIEMHFLPDVYVTCDVCKGKRYNRETLEVQFKGRSIADVLDMTVDEACGFFEAVPGIRDKMVSLREVGLGYIKVGQQATTLSGGEAQRVKLAKELSRRATGRTLYILDEPTTGLHFHDVAKLLEMLHELADQGNTVVVIEHNLEVIKTADWIVDLGPEGGDGGGRIVAAGRPEDLVKVPESYTGRYLKDLLGRRPQRAAAE is encoded by the coding sequence ATGACGGGCAAGAGGACACCGGCCTTCGACACGGCGAAGCGGACGATCGCGATCCGCGGCGCGCGCGAGCACAACCTCAAGAACGTCGACCTCGAACTGCCGCGCGACAGCCTGGTGGTGCTGACCGGCGTGTCGGGGTCGGGCAAGTCGTCGCTCGCCTTCGACACCATCTACGCCGAGGGCCAGCGCCGCTACGTCGAGAGCCTGTCGGCCTACGCCCGCCAGTTCCTCGAGATGATGCAGAAGCCTGATGTCGACCAGATCGACGGGCTTTCGCCGGCGATCTCGATCGAGCAGAAGACCACCTCGCGCAACCCGCGCTCGACGGTCGGCACGGTCACCGAGATCTACGACTACATGCGCCTGTTGTTCGCGCGGGTGGGGGTGCCCTACTCGCCGGCCACCGGCCTGCCGATCGAGAGCCAGACCGTCAGCCAGATGGTCGACCGCACGCTGGAGATCGCCGGGGGCACCCGGCTCTACCTGCTGGCACCGATGATCCGCGGGCGCAAGGGCGAGTACCGCAAGGAACTCGCCGACCTGCAGAAGAAGGGCTTCCAGCGCGTCAAGGTCGACGGCGCCTACCATTCGATCGAAGAAGTGCCCGCGCTCGACAAGAAGCTGAAGCACGACATCGACGTGGTGGTCGACCGCATCGTGGTGCGCGCCGACCTCGCCACCCGCCTCGCCGACAGCTTCGAGACCGCGCTGAAGCTCGCCGACGGCATCGCCGTGCTGGAATACGCCGACGACAAGGAGGAGGACGGCACGCCGAAGCGCGTGGTGTTCTCCGAGAAATTCGCCTGCCCGGTCTCGGGCTTCACGATCCCCGAGATCGAGCCGCGGCTGTTCTCGTTCAACAATCCGTTCGGCGCCTGCCCGAAGTGCGACGGCCTCGGCACCGAGCTGAAGTTCGAGGCCGAACTCGCCGTGCCCGACGACGCCCTGTCGCTGAAGGGCGGGGCGATCGTGCCGTGGGCCAAGACCGGCTCGTCGTCGCCCTATTACGCGCAGACGCTGGAGGCGATCTGCCGGCACTACAAGGTCTCGATGACGACGCCCTGGCGCGACCTGCCCGAGCAGGTGCGCCGGACGATCATGCTCGGCTCGGGCGAAGAGGAGATCACCTTCGTCTACGACGACGGCCTGCGCTCCTACAAGACGTCGAAGCCGTTCGAGGGCGTGCTGGTCAACATCGAACGGCGTTGGAAGGAGACCGATTCCGACTGGGTCCGCGAGGAGCTCGGCCGCTTCCAGTCCGACCATCCCTGCGAGGCCTGCGGCGGTCACCGGCTGAAGCCGGAGGCGCTGGCGGTGAAGATCGCGGGGCTGCACATCGGCGAGGCCACCCGCAAGTCGATCCGCGAAGCGGCGGTGTGGTTCGAGGCGCTGCCCGGCCGGCTGACCGACAAGCAGAACGAGATCGCCGGACGCATCCTCAAGGAGATCCGCGAGCGGCTGCGCTTCCTCAACGACGTCGGCCTCGACTATCTCTCGCTCGCGCGCGGCTCCGGGACGCTGTCCGGCGGCGAGAGCCAGCGCATCCGCCTCGCCAGCCAGATCGGCTCGGGCCTGACCGGCGTGCTCTACGTGCTCGACGAGCCGTCGATCGGCCTGCACCAGCGCGACAACGACCGCCTGATCGAGACGCTCAAGCACCTGCGCGACCTCGGCAACACGGTGCTGGTGGTCGAGCACGACGAGGATGCCATCCTCGCCGCCGACTACGTCGTCGACGTCGGCCCGGGCGCGGGCGTCCACGGCGGACGGATCGTGTCGCAGGGCACGCCGGCCGAGATCATGGCCGACCCGACCTCGCTGACCGGCCAGTATCTCTCCGGCCGGCTCGCCGTGCCGGTGCCGTCCAAGCGCCGCAAGGTCGACCGCAAGAAGCTGATCCGCGTCGTCGGCGCGCGCGCCAACAACCTCAAGAACGTCACCGCCGAGATCCCGATCGGCACCTTCACCTGCGTCACCGGCGTGTCCGGCGGCGGCAAGTCGACCTTCCTGATCGACACCCTGTTCAAGGCGGCGGCGCGCCGGCTCAACGGCGCCCGCGAGCAGGCCGCCGCGCACGACCGCGTCGAGGGCCTCGAATTCCTCGACAAGGTGATCGACATCGACCAGTCGCCGATCGGGCGCACCCCGCGCTCGAACCCGGCCACCTACACCGGCGCCTTCACGCCGATCCGCGAGTGGTTCGCCGGGCTGCCGGAGGCGAAGGCACGCGGCTACCAGCCGGGCCGCTTCTCCTTCAACGTTAAGGGCGGGCGCTGCGAGGCCTGTCAGGGCGACGGCGTCATCAAGATCGAGATGCACTTCCTGCCGGACGTCTACGTCACCTGCGACGTCTGCAAGGGCAAGCGCTACAATCGCGAGACGCTGGAGGTTCAGTTCAAGGGCCGCTCGATCGCCGACGTGCTCGACATGACGGTCGACGAGGCCTGCGGCTTCTTCGAAGCGGTGCCCGGCATCCGCGACAAGATGGTGAGCCTGCGCGAGGTCGGCCTCGGCTACATCAAGGTCGGACAGCAGGCGACCACGCTGTCCGGCGGCGAGGCCCAGCGGGTCAAGCTCGCCAAGGAGCTGTCGCGTCGGGCAACCGGTCGCACGCTCTACATCCTCGACGAGCCGACCACGGGCCTGCATTTCCACGACGTCGCCAAGCTCCTGGAAATGCTCCACGAACTCGCCGACCAGGGCAACACCGTGGTGGTGATCGAGCACAATCTCGAGGTCATCAAGACCGCCGACTGGATCGTCGACCTCGGTCCCGAGGGCGGCGACGGCGGCGGCCGCATCGTCGCGGCGGGGCGGCCGGAGGACCTCGTCAAGGTGCCCGAGAGCTACACCGGCCGCTACCTCAAGGACCTCCTCGGCCGCCGCCCCCAGCGCGCCGCGGCGGAGTAG
- the ssb gene encoding single-stranded DNA-binding protein — MAGSVNKVILVGNLGRDPEVRRLGSGEPVVNLRIATSETWRDKNSGERKEKTEWHSVVIFNENLARVAEQYLRKGSTVYVEGQLQTRKWQDQSGQERYTTEVVIQRFRGDLTLLGSRGEGGGGRGEMSEYEGGGSDFGSSSPMESSGGGRGGYGGGGRSGGGGRPAPQSGGGGSGGGSGFGGDMDDEIPF; from the coding sequence ATGGCTGGCAGCGTCAACAAGGTGATCCTGGTCGGCAATCTCGGGCGCGACCCGGAGGTGCGGCGTCTCGGATCGGGCGAGCCGGTGGTCAACCTGCGCATCGCCACGTCCGAGACCTGGCGCGACAAGAACTCCGGCGAGCGCAAGGAGAAGACCGAGTGGCACTCGGTCGTCATCTTCAACGAGAATCTCGCGCGGGTCGCCGAGCAGTACCTGCGCAAGGGTTCGACGGTCTACGTCGAGGGCCAGTTGCAGACCCGCAAGTGGCAGGACCAGTCCGGCCAGGAGCGCTACACCACCGAGGTGGTGATCCAGCGCTTCCGCGGCGATCTCACCCTGCTCGGCAGCCGCGGCGAAGGCGGCGGCGGACGCGGCGAGATGAGCGAATACGAGGGCGGCGGCTCCGACTTCGGCTCGTCGAGCCCGATGGAGAGCTCCGGTGGCGGCCGCGGCGGCTACGGCGGCGGCGGCCGTTCGGGTGGCGGCGGCCGGCCGGCCCCGCAGAGCGGCGGTGGCGGCTCGGGCGGCGGCAGCGGCTTCGGCGGCGACATGGACGACGAGATCCCGTTCTGA
- a CDS encoding SDR family oxidoreductase has product MSATEPVILVTGASGQLGRLVIAALLDKVASSRIVAGVRDPGKVADLAAKGVGVRVVDYDRPETLAAAFAGVDRLLLISSNELGRRMPQHKATIDAAKAAGVGLIAYTSILGAATSPLPLAAEHAETEAYLAASGVPHVFLRNGWYIENYAGSIAPALEHGAVLGASGDGRISAAARADYAEAAAVVLASDDQAGKIYELGGDEAFTMAEWAATLADLSGKPVVFKNLPEADYKGFLVSVGLPEGFADLLATSDTGASKGGLYDGGKALSTLIGRPTTSLRASLAAALKG; this is encoded by the coding sequence ATGTCCGCCACCGAACCCGTCATCCTCGTCACCGGCGCCAGCGGCCAGCTCGGCCGGCTGGTGATTGCCGCGCTGCTCGACAAGGTGGCGTCGTCCCGCATCGTGGCGGGTGTGCGCGATCCCGGCAAGGTCGCGGACCTGGCTGCGAAGGGCGTCGGCGTCCGCGTCGTCGACTACGACCGTCCGGAGACGCTCGCCGCGGCCTTCGCCGGCGTCGACCGGCTGCTGCTCATCTCCTCGAACGAGCTCGGCCGCCGGATGCCGCAGCACAAGGCGACGATCGACGCCGCCAAGGCGGCCGGCGTCGGCCTGATCGCCTACACGAGCATCCTCGGCGCCGCGACGTCGCCCCTGCCGCTGGCGGCCGAGCACGCCGAGACCGAGGCCTATCTCGCCGCCTCGGGCGTTCCGCACGTGTTCCTGCGCAACGGCTGGTACATCGAGAACTACGCCGGTTCGATCGCGCCGGCGCTCGAGCACGGCGCCGTCCTCGGGGCCTCCGGCGACGGCCGCATCTCCGCCGCCGCCCGTGCCGACTACGCCGAGGCCGCCGCTGTCGTGCTGGCCTCGGACGATCAGGCCGGCAAGATCTACGAACTCGGCGGCGACGAGGCCTTCACCATGGCCGAGTGGGCGGCGACGCTCGCCGACCTCTCCGGCAAGCCGGTCGTCTTCAAGAACCTGCCCGAAGCCGATTACAAGGGCTTCCTGGTCTCGGTCGGTCTGCCCGAGGGCTTCGCCGACCTGCTCGCCACGTCGGACACCGGCGCCTCCAAGGGCGGCCTCTACGACGGCGGCAAGGCGCTGTCGACGCTGATCGGCCGGCCGACGACGTCGCTGCGCGCGTCGCTCGCCGCCGCGCTGAAGGGCTGA
- a CDS encoding winged helix-turn-helix transcriptional regulator, whose product MSRLPRGNQSPADAERIRKKLGFEPALCPVRDVLDQLGDKWTVLILTTLRHEPRRFSALQRAVPDISKRMLTETLRSLERDGLVTRAVYPTKPPSVEYAISALGLSMLAPIDALVAWADANHAAVNRARARFDAEAAGTPADLVA is encoded by the coding sequence GTGTCCAGGTTACCTCGGGGGAACCAGAGCCCGGCCGACGCCGAGCGAATCCGCAAGAAGCTCGGTTTCGAGCCCGCCCTCTGCCCGGTCCGCGACGTGCTCGACCAGCTCGGCGACAAGTGGACGGTGCTGATCCTGACGACGCTGCGCCACGAGCCGCGGCGCTTCAGTGCGCTGCAGCGGGCGGTGCCCGACATCTCCAAGCGGATGCTGACCGAAACGCTGCGCTCGCTGGAGCGCGACGGGCTCGTCACCCGTGCGGTCTACCCGACCAAGCCGCCGAGTGTGGAATACGCCATCTCGGCGCTCGGCCTGTCGATGCTGGCGCCGATCGATGCCCTGGTCGCCTGGGCCGACGCCAACCACGCCGCCGTCAACCGCGCCCGCGCTCGCTTCGACGCGGAAGCGGCCGGGACGCCGGCGGACCTCGTCGCCTGA
- a CDS encoding MBL fold metallo-hydrolase, translated as MIGDTMRVLEPAAGVLAFYDGRVPGVRLHGPGPNWLDDGAFVLGTASYALVAGDEAVVYDTHMSPAHAALVRADLERRGVRRFTVVLSHWHRDHVAGNAVFADCEILALDLTADFLAANRADYETGDPPIRPLVMPTRTFAEGLDLSLGGRTLELRRFDVHSRDGLVIRLPDAGILLAGDTLEDTLTYVAEPTRLDRHLADLDRMAAWPVARILPNHGDPDRIAAGGYGTDLIDATKRYVEILKLCCSDAALAAAPVRDLLAPDLASGAILWFEPYADVHAHNLAAVLAAERTDAP; from the coding sequence ATGATCGGCGACACCATGCGCGTGCTGGAGCCGGCCGCAGGCGTCCTCGCCTTCTACGACGGCCGCGTCCCGGGCGTGCGCCTGCACGGCCCGGGGCCGAACTGGCTCGACGACGGCGCCTTCGTGCTCGGTACGGCGAGCTACGCGCTCGTCGCCGGCGACGAGGCGGTGGTCTACGACACCCACATGTCGCCGGCCCACGCCGCACTGGTGCGCGCCGACCTGGAGCGGCGCGGGGTGCGGCGCTTCACCGTGGTGCTCAGCCATTGGCACCGCGACCACGTCGCCGGCAACGCCGTCTTCGCCGACTGCGAGATCCTGGCGCTCGACCTCACCGCCGACTTCCTGGCGGCCAACCGCGCGGACTACGAGACCGGCGACCCGCCGATCCGACCGCTGGTGATGCCGACGCGAACCTTCGCCGAAGGGCTCGATCTCTCGCTCGGCGGACGCACGCTCGAACTGCGCCGCTTCGACGTCCACAGCCGCGACGGCCTGGTGATCCGGCTGCCCGACGCCGGCATCCTCTTGGCCGGCGACACGCTCGAGGACACGCTGACCTATGTCGCCGAGCCGACCCGTCTCGACCGCCACCTCGCCGACCTCGACCGCATGGCGGCGTGGCCGGTGGCGCGGATCCTGCCGAACCACGGCGATCCCGACCGCATCGCGGCCGGCGGCTATGGGACGGATTTGATCGACGCAACCAAGCGTTACGTCGAGATCCTGAAGCTCTGCTGCAGCGACGCGGCACTCGCCGCCGCCCCCGTACGAGACCTGCTCGCGCCCGATCTCGCCAGCGGCGCCATCCTCTGGTTCGAGCCCTACGCCGACGTCCACGCCCACAATCTCGCCGCCGTGCTCGCCGCTGAGCGCACCGACGCGCCGTGA
- a CDS encoding NADH:flavin oxidoreductase/NADH oxidase: MTTLFSPLALRALILKNRVVVPPMCQYSARDGMANDWHFAHLARFGIGGFGLVIAEATAVVPEGRITYADLGLWSDAHVAPLARVVDFLHGQGAAAGIQLAHAGRKAATPLPWRGRFDETEAEKDAAGFVDWQPVAPSAVRHSDAPGFKTPRELSPDEIRALPGKFADAARRALAAGFDLVEIHAAHGYLLNQFLSPLANHRHDEWGGSLANRMRLPLAVVDAVRAAWPAERPLLVRISATDAHPDGWTVEDSVVFARELKARGVDVVHVSSGGFDGATIRPAPLYQLALSERIRAEAEIATVAVGLVTEPADAERIVASGAADLVALGRMALDDPNWPLHAALALGVPNAYGLWPTQAGYAVRNKDRSLKIRGFAAE, translated from the coding sequence ATGACAACACTCTTCTCCCCCCTCGCCCTTCGCGCCCTCATCCTGAAGAACCGCGTCGTCGTGCCGCCGATGTGCCAGTATTCGGCACGCGACGGCATGGCGAACGACTGGCACTTCGCCCACCTCGCCCGTTTCGGCATCGGCGGCTTCGGCCTCGTGATCGCCGAGGCGACCGCGGTGGTGCCGGAGGGCCGGATCACCTACGCCGACCTCGGCCTCTGGAGCGACGCCCACGTCGCCCCGCTCGCCCGCGTCGTCGATTTCCTGCACGGGCAGGGTGCCGCCGCCGGCATCCAGCTCGCCCACGCCGGCCGCAAGGCGGCGACGCCGCTGCCCTGGCGCGGCCGCTTCGACGAGACCGAGGCCGAGAAGGACGCCGCCGGTTTCGTCGACTGGCAGCCGGTCGCGCCGTCCGCCGTCCGTCATTCCGACGCCCCCGGCTTCAAGACGCCGCGCGAACTTTCGCCCGACGAGATCCGTGCCCTGCCGGGCAAATTCGCCGACGCCGCCCGCCGGGCGCTCGCCGCCGGCTTCGACCTCGTCGAGATCCACGCCGCCCACGGCTATCTGCTCAACCAGTTCCTGTCGCCGCTCGCCAACCACCGCCACGACGAATGGGGCGGCAGTCTCGCGAACCGGATGCGGCTGCCGCTGGCGGTGGTCGACGCGGTGCGCGCGGCCTGGCCGGCCGAGCGGCCGCTCTTGGTGCGGATCTCCGCGACCGACGCCCACCCCGACGGCTGGACCGTCGAGGACAGCGTCGTGTTCGCCCGCGAACTGAAGGCGCGCGGCGTCGACGTCGTCCACGTCTCCTCCGGCGGCTTCGACGGCGCGACCATTCGCCCGGCGCCGCTCTATCAGCTGGCACTTTCCGAGCGGATCCGCGCCGAGGCCGAGATCGCCACGGTGGCGGTCGGGCTCGTCACCGAGCCGGCCGACGCGGAACGCATCGTCGCGTCCGGCGCCGCCGATCTGGTGGCGCTCGGCCGCATGGCACTCGACGATCCCAACTGGCCGCTCCACGCCGCCCTGGCGCTCGGTGTTCCCAACGCCTACGGGCTGTGGCCGACGCAGGCGGGCTATGCGGTCCGCAACAAGGATCGTAGCCTGAAGATCCGCGGATTCGCCGCGGAGTGA
- a CDS encoding formylmethanofuran dehydrogenase subunit A → MIIRLKGGRVVDPVGGATTVRDVVLVDGRIVEDSPTLGPADETYDCTGRIVMAGAVDVHSHIAGGNVTMSRLLLPELHVSEDPAGDGLAFGTAKWSGWETGRLYAEMGFTTVVEPALAPTQAMQTHLELADIPIIDRGALTVVGNDDHFLSLLRARESRDAVRDSLAYLLKQSKGLGLKVINAGGPAAFHSGLRTFDLDDVVPHYGVSSREIVQSLLTAVDQIGVPHPLHVHANNLGMPGAPDTIADTIAAAEGRRMHFAHIQFYSYGKDAEGGMISGAEQIAASLADHPNITCDVGQVMFGPTVTISLDLMKQWQGAAYAKPMKWSLTDGDAEGGGVVPLVYKRKTWVNALQWAIGLELFLLSPDPWRVLMTTDHPNGGSFTTYPQILHLLMDAGERARWLETMPEKARERTGLAKLDREYTLEEVAIMTRAAPARLLGLHDRGHLKPGAIADVAVYDDLADRTAMFTGARYVFKDGNLVVRDGRALGWTAGRTSILVPDYDPIMDRRMADYISDRFGVGPSAFAVPAAAFGERDIFKVEPCAN, encoded by the coding sequence ATGATCATCCGCCTCAAGGGCGGGCGCGTCGTCGATCCCGTCGGCGGCGCCACCACCGTCCGCGACGTCGTGCTGGTCGACGGCCGGATCGTCGAGGATTCGCCGACGCTCGGCCCCGCCGACGAGACCTACGACTGCACCGGCAGGATCGTGATGGCCGGCGCCGTCGACGTGCACTCGCACATCGCCGGCGGCAACGTGACGATGTCGCGCCTGCTGCTGCCGGAACTGCACGTCAGCGAAGACCCCGCCGGCGACGGCCTCGCCTTCGGCACGGCCAAGTGGTCCGGTTGGGAGACCGGGCGGCTCTACGCCGAGATGGGCTTCACCACCGTGGTCGAGCCGGCGCTGGCGCCGACCCAGGCGATGCAGACCCATCTCGAGCTCGCCGACATCCCGATCATCGACCGCGGCGCGCTGACCGTGGTCGGCAACGACGACCACTTCCTGTCGCTGCTCAGGGCGCGCGAGAGCCGCGACGCGGTGCGCGATTCGCTCGCCTATCTCCTGAAGCAGTCCAAGGGTCTCGGCCTCAAGGTCATCAATGCCGGCGGTCCGGCCGCCTTCCACTCCGGCCTCAGGACCTTCGATCTCGACGACGTCGTGCCGCACTACGGCGTCTCCTCGCGCGAGATCGTCCAGAGCCTGCTGACCGCCGTCGACCAGATCGGCGTGCCGCATCCGCTCCACGTCCACGCCAACAACCTCGGCATGCCCGGCGCGCCGGACACCATCGCGGACACCATCGCCGCGGCCGAGGGCCGGCGGATGCATTTCGCCCACATCCAATTCTATTCCTACGGCAAGGACGCCGAGGGCGGGATGATCTCGGGCGCCGAGCAGATCGCGGCCTCGCTCGCCGATCACCCGAACATCACCTGCGACGTCGGTCAGGTCATGTTCGGGCCGACGGTGACGATCTCGCTCGACCTGATGAAGCAGTGGCAGGGCGCCGCCTATGCCAAGCCGATGAAATGGTCGCTGACCGACGGCGACGCGGAGGGCGGCGGCGTGGTGCCGTTGGTCTACAAGCGCAAGACCTGGGTCAACGCGCTGCAGTGGGCGATCGGCCTCGAGCTGTTCCTGCTGTCGCCGGATCCCTGGCGCGTCCTGATGACGACCGACCACCCGAACGGCGGCTCCTTCACCACCTATCCGCAGATCCTGCATCTGCTGATGGACGCCGGCGAGCGCGCGCGTTGGCTGGAGACGATGCCGGAGAAGGCGCGCGAGCGCACCGGCCTCGCCAAGCTCGACCGCGAGTACACGCTCGAGGAGGTCGCGATCATGACCCGCGCGGCGCCGGCGCGCCTGCTCGGCCTCCACGATCGCGGCCACCTGAAGCCCGGCGCGATCGCCGACGTCGCGGTCTACGACGACCTCGCCGACCGCACGGCGATGTTCACGGGCGCGCGCTACGTCTTCAAGGACGGCAACCTCGTCGTCCGCGACGGCCGGGCGCTAGGCTGGACGGCGGGCCGCACCTCGATCCTCGTGCCCGACTACGATCCCATCATGGACCGCCGGATGGCGGACTACATTTCGGACCGCTTCGGCGTCGGCCCCTCCGCCTTCGCGGTGCCGGCGGCCGCCTTCGGCGAACGCGACATCTTCAAGGTCGAGCCATGCGCGAACTGA
- the fhcD gene encoding formylmethanofuran--tetrahydromethanopterin N-formyltransferase, protein MRELIVNGVRIDDTFAEAFDMAATGVIVTAPTAKWAEIAARTMTGFATSVIACGCEAGIDRFLAPEETPDGRPGVRVLIFGFDGAGLELQLRNRVGQCVLTSPGSACFSGIDGGKRLKLGATLRFFGDGDQIAKKLGSKRYWRVPVMDGEFTVEHDTGLAEGAIGGGNVLILGRSHAEVLEAAEAAVAAASTVPGVILPFPGGIVRSGSKVGSKYKGLIASTNGAFSPVLRGEPGSQLDADTGAVLELVMDGLDFAAIKESMRLALHAACAFGPERGIQRISAGNYGGNLGRHHFHLGDLV, encoded by the coding sequence ATGCGCGAACTGATCGTCAACGGCGTCCGCATCGACGACACCTTCGCCGAGGCCTTCGACATGGCCGCGACCGGGGTGATCGTCACCGCGCCGACCGCGAAATGGGCGGAGATCGCCGCCCGCACCATGACCGGCTTCGCCACGTCGGTGATCGCCTGTGGCTGCGAGGCCGGTATCGACCGGTTCCTCGCCCCCGAGGAGACGCCGGACGGGCGGCCGGGCGTGCGCGTCCTGATCTTCGGCTTCGACGGCGCCGGTCTCGAGCTGCAGCTCAGGAACCGCGTCGGTCAGTGCGTGCTGACCTCGCCGGGCTCGGCCTGCTTCTCCGGCATCGACGGCGGCAAGCGCCTCAAGCTCGGCGCTACGCTGCGCTTCTTCGGCGACGGCGACCAGATCGCCAAGAAGCTCGGCTCCAAGCGCTACTGGCGCGTGCCGGTGATGGACGGCGAGTTCACCGTCGAGCACGACACCGGCCTCGCCGAGGGCGCGATCGGCGGCGGCAACGTGCTGATCCTCGGCCGCAGCCACGCCGAGGTGCTGGAAGCCGCCGAGGCCGCCGTCGCCGCGGCGTCGACCGTGCCGGGCGTGATCCTGCCCTTCCCCGGCGGTATCGTCCGTTCGGGCTCCAAGGTCGGCTCGAAATACAAGGGCCTGATCGCCTCGACCAACGGCGCCTTCTCGCCGGTGCTGCGCGGCGAGCCCGGCTCGCAACTCGACGCCGACACCGGCGCAGTGCTGGAACTGGTGATGGACGGGCTCGACTTCGCCGCCATCAAGGAATCGATGCGGCTCGCCCTCCACGCCGCCTGCGCCTTCGGCCCCGAGCGCGGCATCCAGCGCATCTCCGCCGGCAACTACGGCGGCAACCTCGGCCGGCACCACTTCCACCTCGGGGATCTCGTCTGA
- a CDS encoding formylmethanofuran dehydrogenase subunit C, producing MAPLTLTLKATPPERLDLSGLVPAALAGKSAAEIAALPIGTTRTGVAVGDVFAVSGDDGDVLVFDGGSERFDNLGRGLAGGEIRVTGDVGAYCGRAMKAGRITVEGSLRGPYAGTAMTGGTIAVAGNAADATAAAIPGAMHGMAGGLILIGGSAGDYLGDRMRRGVVAVVGTAGAVAGARMVGGTILAASLGPRAGRSMKRGTLIAGAVEALEPTFVPAGDYDHAFLKILNKWLHTEAGAAAAALVPLDARRWRGDMASLGKGEIIVGA from the coding sequence ATGGCGCCGCTCACCCTCACCCTGAAGGCGACCCCGCCCGAGCGGCTCGACCTCTCCGGTCTCGTGCCCGCGGCGCTCGCCGGCAAATCGGCCGCCGAGATCGCCGCGCTGCCGATCGGCACCACGCGGACCGGCGTCGCCGTCGGCGACGTCTTCGCCGTTTCGGGCGACGACGGGGACGTGCTGGTGTTCGACGGCGGCTCCGAGCGTTTCGACAACCTCGGCCGCGGCCTCGCCGGCGGCGAGATCCGCGTGACCGGCGACGTCGGTGCGTATTGCGGCCGCGCCATGAAGGCCGGCCGCATCACCGTCGAGGGCTCGCTCCGCGGCCCTTACGCCGGCACCGCGATGACCGGCGGCACCATCGCCGTCGCCGGCAACGCCGCCGACGCCACCGCCGCGGCGATCCCCGGCGCCATGCACGGCATGGCCGGCGGCCTGATCTTGATCGGCGGTTCGGCCGGCGACTATCTCGGCGACCGCATGCGCCGCGGCGTCGTCGCCGTCGTCGGCACCGCCGGCGCGGTCGCGGGCGCCCGCATGGTCGGCGGCACCATCCTCGCCGCCAGCCTCGGCCCGCGCGCCGGCCGTTCGATGAAGCGGGGCACGCTGATCGCGGGCGCGGTCGAGGCGCTGGAGCCGACCTTCGTGCCGGCCGGCGACTACGACCACGCCTTCCTGAAGATCCTGAACAAGTGGCTCCACACCGAGGCCGGCGCCGCCGCCGCCGCGCTGGTTCCCCTCGACGCCCGCCGCTGGCGCGGCGACATGGCGAGCCTCGGCAAGGGCGAGATCATCGTCGGCGCCTGA